From Rhododendron vialii isolate Sample 1 chromosome 10a, ASM3025357v1, the proteins below share one genomic window:
- the LOC131304834 gene encoding universal stress protein A-like protein: MEVGSEPTRIMVGVNESTIKGYPHASISSKGAFEWTLKKIVRSNFSGFKLLFLHVQVPDQDGFDDMDSVYASPDDFKRMNRKDMIRGLHLLEYFVNRCHELGVPCEAWLKKGDPKEVICHEVNRVQPDFLVVGSRGLGPFQKVFVGTVSEFCAKHADCPVITIKRKADEAPQDPVDD, translated from the exons atggaggtaGGATCGGAGCCTACTCGGATAATGGTGGGAGTGAACGAGTCGACGATCAAGGGCTATCCTCATGCTTCCATCAGCAGCAAAGGAGCTTTCGAGTGGACCCTCAAGAAGATCGTCCGCTCCAATTTCTCTGGCTTCAAGCTCCTTTTCCTCCACGTCCAAGTCCCCGACCAAgacg GTTTCGATGACATGGATAGCGTCTATGCATCACCTGATGATTTTAAGAGGATGAACCGCAAAGACATGATAAGAGGGCTTCATCTGCTGGAGTACTTTGTGAATAGATGTCATGAACTTGGG GTTCCTTGCGAAGCATGGCTTAAGAAGGGTGATCCTAAGGAAGTAATCTGCCATGAAGTGAACCGAGTCCAACCAGATTTCCTTGTTGTCGGAAGCAGAGGTCTTGGCCCTTTTCAGAA GGTTTTTGTTGGCACTGTGAGTGAATTTTGTGCCAAGCATGCTGATTGCCCTGTCATCACTATCAAACGCAAGGCTGATGAGGCTCCTCAGGACCCGGTCGATGACTGA
- the LOC131304827 gene encoding PWWP domain-containing protein 3-like, translating into METETTKTLEPPHSQVAPCTNGEESGYGSELGLVVGARENEARVSVGDAKVTDEVEDKAQCGAEQDGILSSEEVHGLLDSGEEKGGNLGHEDNKGSVAENGGDPDEKSMEIPGFESEMCGNGDVTREGERKYEVNGDGNENEEDGEEYEDEDVARVGDEELGLGVGAHENGARIFVGDAEVTDEPEDKPQYGAEHNGISLIVEVHGSLDSGKENGKNGGHGDNNGSMAGNGGDPDEKSMEIPVFESKMGDNRDAAGEGERKYEVNAIGNENEEDEDAVDEELEYFVGDFVWGKIRGHPWWPGQIYDPSDASEYARKYDQRERLLVGYFGDGSFSWCTPSQLKPFAEGFEEMSKQSDSKSFVNALQKALDEIGRLVELKMTCSCIPEENRVGLARPLAKNAGIKQGVLVPEYDMSILSVPQLGPVELYETLRCIAEVGSSTSLLDLTVLRSYLSAFYRAKGGQKLAVYQEPQFMEELEDENREQDTDFSGPSKEDSFSSPGRNGFDRMNQPLLQKCRVLSEDNLLHKRKRRSVAKLMKEHKVIEVNSKKKRKGSEEQENQGGSDFRSPSGEKMGSRKVVELLGSPKSMENSVLMAKNEGSGGKEEETKHDKESSSKNDDSDAKEETENVSLSRKRKISKYLSPPFTSLHSIARYSCFKTKRDSEAESLKIASFTTKAADQLPVLMFDDAGDASDYPSPQPPKEGQKKIIDTMEINASTEEVVSEVKSAALNPVCLRDKNVVDMMGGFISAFRSAIYLDGLNYKMYQNLRPGRKRKHLNSGASNVDEASRLLFIKQKLEMMTQMLENCDGNKLAEMKSNLEGEMKGLLEKVSSMAESILS; encoded by the coding sequence ATGGAAACAGAGAcaacaaaaaccctagaaccACCTCACTCTCAGGTTGCCCCGTGTACTAATGGAGAGGAATCTGGATATGGGTCTGAACTAGGGTTAGTTGTTGGAGCTCGTGAAAATGAGGCTAGGGTTTCTGTTGGAGATGCCAAAGTGACAGATGAGGTAGAGGATAAGGCTCAATGTGGAGCTGAACAGGATGGGATTTTGAGTTCTGAGGAGGTTCATGGCTTGTTGGATAGTGGGGAGGAAAAGGGGGGAAATTTAGGGCATGAAGATAATAAAGGGTCAGTGGCTGAAAATGGGGGAGACCCAGATGAGAAATCTATGGAAATTCCTGGTTTTGAGTCTGAGATGTGTGGAAATGGGGATGTGacgagggagggagagagaaagtatGAGGTGAATGGTGATGGTAACGAGAACGAGGAGGATGGGGAAGAGTATGAGGATGAGGATGTGGCCCGTGTGGGTGATGAAGAACTTGGGTTAGGTGTTGGAGCTCATGAAAATGGGGCTAGGATTTTTGTTGGAGATGCTGAAGTGACAGATGAGCCAGAGGATAAGCCTCAATATGGAGCTGAACACAATGGGATTTCGCTTATCGTGGAGGTTCATGGCTCGTTGGATAGTGGgaaggaaaatgggaaaaatggTGGGCATGGAGATAACAACGGGTCAATGGCTGGAAATGGGGGAGACCCAGATGAGAAATCTATGGAAATTCCAGTTTTTGAGTCTAAGATGGGCGACAACAGGGATGCGGCaggtgagggagagaggaagTACGAGGTGAATGCTATTGGAAACGAGAACGAGGAGGATGAGGACGCAGTTGATGAAGAGCTTGAGTATTTTGTAGGTGACTTTGTGTGGGGGAAAATTAGGGGTCACCCTTGGTGGCCTGGACAAATTTACGATCCTTCGGATGCATCGGAGTATGCAAGAAAGTATGACCAGAGGGAGCGGCTGCTTGTTGGATACTTTGGAGATGGCTCATTCTCTTGGTGCACCCCATCCCAATTGAAACCATTTGCGGAGGGTTTCGAAGAAATGTCAAAGCAGAGTGATTCCAAGAGCTTTGTGAATGCTTTGCAGAAAGCTCTTGATGAGATTGGTAGGCTTGTGGAACTGAAAATGACTTGCTCGTGTATACCGGAGGAAAATCGGGTTGGGCTTGCTAGACCATTAGCAAAGAATGCTGGAATCAAGCAAGGGGTTCTTGTACCTGAGTATGATATGAGTATACTATCAGTTCCTCAGCTTGGACCTGTAGAACTGTATGAAACCCTGAGGTGTATAGCAGAAGTTGGTTCTAGCACCAGTTTGCTTGATCTCACAGTGTTAAGGAGTTATTTGTCAGCATTTTATCGAGCAAAAGGAGGGCAAAAACTGGCTGTGTACCAAGAACCCCAGTTTATGGAAGAGCTGGAAGACGAAAATAGGGAACAGGATACTGATTTTAGTGGTCCATCGAAAGAGGATTCGTTTTCTTCCCCGGGCCGAAATGGGTTTGACCGAATGAATCAACCATTGTTGCAGAAGTGTAGAGTGTTATCAGAGGATAATCTCCTCCATAAAAGGAAGAGGAGAAGCGTAGCAAAACTCATGAAAGAACACAAGGTCATTGAGGTCAACAGtaagaagaaaaggaagggCAGTGAAGAACAGGAAAATCAGGGTGGCAGTGATTTCCGTTCTCCCTCGGGGGAAAAGATGGGGAGTAGGAAGGTGGTAGAGCTTTTAGGGTCTCCTAAATCTATGGAGAACAGTGTCTTGATGGCTAAAAACGAGGGTAGTGggggtaaagaagaagaaactaagCATGACAAAGAATCTAGTTCAAAGAATGATGACAGTGATGCCAAAGAAGAAACTGAGAATGTGTCTTTatcaaggaaaaggaaaataagcaAATATTTATCCCCTCCCTTCACAAGCCTGCATTCGATAGCTCGATACTCCTGCTTCAAGACTAAGAGGGACTCTGAAGCAGAATCCCTGAAAATTGCGAGTTTTACAACCAAGGCGGCTGATCAACTTCCTGTTTTGATGTTTGATGACGCGGGCGACGCATCTGATTACCCAAGTCCTCAGCCACCAAAAGAGGGTCAGAAGAAGATTATTGACACAATGGAAATCAATGCATCTACAGAGGAAGTGGTATCCGAAGTGAAATCCGCGGCTCTGAATCCTGTATGTTTGAGGGACAAAAATGTGGTTGATATGATGGGGGGATTCATTTCTGCATTTAGAAGTGCGATATATTTGGATGGTTTGAACTACAAAATGTACCAGAATCTTCGACCTGGTAGAAAGAGGAAGCATTTGAATTCTGGGGCTTCTAATGTTGATGAAGCGTCCCGACTTCTCTTCATAAAGCAGAAACTTGAGATGATGACACAAATGCTGGAAAATTGTGATGGAAATAAGTTGGCTGAGATGAAGTCCAACTTAGAGGGAGAGATGAAAGGGCTGTTGGAGAAGGTGAGCTCAATGGCCGAGTCCATTCTCTCGTGA
- the LOC131304832 gene encoding large ribosomal subunit protein bL12c: MASTLSTTTLHLPPYPTPFATNPTPSVAFPKLPLQSALFAPKPLRRRATFLRPVAAVEAPEKVVKLGDEISSLTLADAQKLVEYLQDKLGVSAASFAPAAAAAVAAAPAAEAEAVVEEKTEFDVVIEEVPSNARIATIKTVRALTNLALKEAKDLIEGLPKKFKEGISMEEAEEAKKQLEAAGAKITIA, from the coding sequence ATGGCCTCAACTCTCTCCACAACCACCCTCCATCTTCCCCCTTACCCCACTCCCTTCGCCACTAACCCTACCCCCTCCGTCGCTTTCCCCAAACTACCCCTCCAATCCGCTCTTTTCGCCCCCAAACCCCTCCGCCGCCGCGCCACCTTCCTCCGCCCCGTCGCCGCCGTCGAAGCCCCGGAAAAAGTCGTAAAACTCGGCGATGAGATCTCGAGCCTAACCCTCGCCGACGCCCAGAAGCTCGTCGAGTACCTCCAGGACAAGCTCGGCGTCTCCGCCGCCTCCTTCGcccccgccgccgccgccgcagtCGCCGCAGCGCCGGCCGCGGAAGCCGAGGCGGTGGTCGAGGAGAAGACGGAGTTCGACGTGGTGATCGAGGAGGTGCCGAGCAACGCGAGGATAGCGACGATCAAGACGGTTAGGGCTTTGACGAACCTGGCGTTGAAAGAGGCGAAAGATTTGATCGAAGGGCTGCCCAAGAAGTTTAAGGAGGGGATTTCTATGGAGGAGGCCGAGGAGGCGAAGAAGCAGCTCGAAGCGGCCGGAGCTAAGATCACCATTGCTTAG
- the LOC131304835 gene encoding uncharacterized protein LOC131304835 → MEENPSRVPRESGSGEACCSRRGPTTRSNCRRPAEDVSGDLNECSGKHCQSCIGGLVADCVALCCCPCAVVSFFALAFFKAPWMMGRRCLGLGKKKKKKKRKCEGEIEGNSRNGRAELEITETRIGFEDWEAKDGDSSARFEAERVWLELYQLGHLGFGRVSFTGVPSQGKGN, encoded by the coding sequence ATGGAGGAGAACCCGTCTCGTGTTCCGCGTGAAAGTGGGTCCGGCGAGGCATGTTGTTCAAGAAGGGGACCCACAACAAGGAGTAACTGCCGGCGGCCGGCGGAGGACGTCTCCGGAGATCTGAACGAGTGCTCCGGCAAGCATTGCCAATCATGCATCGGCGGCCTTGTGGCTGACTGTGTAGCCCTCTGCTGCTGTCCCTGTGCTGTGGTAAGTTTCTTTGCTCTTGCGTTCTTTAAGGCTCCGTGGATGATGGGCAGGAGGTGCTTGGGgttggggaagaagaagaagaaaaagaagagaaaatgtgAGGGGGAGATCGAAGGGAATTCAAGAAATGGGAGGGCAGAATTGGAAATAACGGAAACTAGAATTGGGTTTGAAGATTGGGAAGCGAAAGATGGGGATTCGAGTGCTAGGTTTGAGGCAGAGAGGGTTTGGTTGGAGTTGTACCAGTTGGGTCATTTGGGTTTTGGGAGGGTTTCCTTTACTGGAGTTCCTTCTCAAGGTAAGGGCAATTAG